A genomic segment from Desulfovulcanus ferrireducens encodes:
- the rfbA gene encoding glucose-1-phosphate thymidylyltransferase RfbA, with product MKGIILAGGSGTRLYPLTVAVSKQLLPVYDKPMIYYPLSVLMLAGIREIMVISTPQDLPRFKQLLGDGQELGIKLAYKEQPRPDGLAQAFILGKEFIGRENVCLVLGDNILYGEGLSRVLDRCVQLERGGIIFGYPVKDPERYGVVEFDSKGKVIGIEEKPEKPKSKYAVPGIYFYDNQVIEIAKSLKPSPRGELEITDVNLAYLNKGELQVELLGRGYAWLDAGTHESLHQASSFIQAIQQRQGFKIGCVEEIAYRKGYIEKDQLLELARRYDKNEYGKYLAGIVEE from the coding sequence GTGAAGGGTATAATTTTGGCTGGTGGTTCAGGAACCAGGCTTTATCCTTTGACCGTGGCGGTAAGTAAACAGCTTTTGCCTGTGTATGATAAACCCATGATTTACTACCCCCTGTCGGTCTTGATGCTGGCAGGGATCAGAGAGATTATGGTCATCTCGACTCCGCAGGATTTGCCCAGGTTTAAGCAGCTTCTTGGTGATGGTCAGGAACTGGGAATAAAACTAGCCTATAAAGAGCAACCCAGGCCAGATGGATTGGCCCAGGCTTTTATTTTGGGTAAGGAATTTATTGGCCGGGAAAATGTTTGTCTGGTCCTTGGTGATAACATCCTTTACGGGGAGGGATTATCAAGAGTCCTTGATCGATGTGTTCAGCTGGAACGGGGAGGGATTATCTTTGGCTATCCTGTTAAGGATCCGGAGAGGTACGGGGTAGTCGAGTTTGATAGCAAAGGAAAGGTGATTGGAATTGAAGAAAAGCCTGAGAAGCCAAAATCAAAATATGCTGTACCGGGCATTTATTTTTATGATAATCAGGTTATTGAAATTGCCAAAAGTTTAAAGCCTTCACCCCGAGGTGAGCTGGAAATAACCGATGTCAATCTAGCCTATTTAAACAAGGGCGAGTTACAGGTTGAACTTTTGGGTCGCGGGTATGCCTGGCTGGATGCAGGGACTCATGAATCTCTACACCAGGCCAGCAGCTTTATTCAGGCTATCCAGCAGAGGCAGGGGTTTAAGATTGGATGCGTGGAGGAGATCGCCTATCGCAAAGGGTACATAGAAAAGGATCAATTACTTGAGCTGGCTAGAAGATACGACAAAAATGAATATGGCAAGTATTTGGCAGGGATTGTTGAAGAGTAG
- a CDS encoding molybdopterin-guanine dinucleotide biosynthesis protein MobB has translation MLKAISIVGFKKSGKTTLLTQLAEHLKSRGIKVAAAKFSHHGLDKNDTDTKKIAQVAAPVIGLTQNEAAIFWPEKKYLLDLLPLVSADILLVEGGKSLTWLPRILVLKSEQEAREMDNGLALATWGEIEVPGLPRINSIAELAELVLNKGFALAGIDCGSCNRPDCLHLTREIVQGQATPKECSAKNTKKMSITVNGHKLALNTFVERIITKSIMGMLSELKGYAPGKINIEIDG, from the coding sequence ATGCTCAAAGCAATATCTATTGTCGGATTCAAAAAATCAGGAAAAACCACTTTACTCACCCAATTAGCCGAGCACCTTAAATCCCGCGGGATTAAAGTTGCTGCGGCTAAATTCTCCCATCATGGCCTGGACAAAAACGACACCGACACCAAAAAAATTGCCCAGGTTGCTGCACCTGTTATAGGTCTCACCCAGAATGAAGCGGCCATATTCTGGCCAGAAAAAAAATACCTGCTGGATCTCTTGCCACTGGTTTCAGCTGACATCTTACTAGTTGAAGGAGGCAAAAGTCTAACCTGGCTGCCACGCATCCTGGTCCTAAAATCAGAGCAAGAAGCCAGGGAAATGGATAACGGCTTGGCCCTGGCCACATGGGGTGAAATTGAAGTACCTGGTCTACCCAGGATAAACTCCATTGCCGAACTTGCCGAACTTGTCCTAAACAAGGGCTTTGCTTTGGCAGGTATAGATTGTGGGTCTTGTAACAGGCCTGACTGCTTGCATCTGACCAGGGAAATTGTTCAGGGGCAAGCCACCCCAAAAGAGTGTTCAGCCAAAAATACCAAAAAAATGTCCATTACTGTCAATGGTCATAAACTGGCCTTAAATACGTTTGTTGAAAGAATCATAACCAAATCTATTATGGGTATGCTCTCTGAACTTAAAGGATATGCTCCCGGAAAAATAAACATAGAAATAGATGGATGA
- the hisS gene encoding histidine--tRNA ligase, which yields MSKINKIKGFCDLFPPESNVFVFMEEKARQVFSRYGCKEIRIPILEKTELFARSIGDETDIVQKEMYTFLDRKGRSLTLRPEATAGVLRAYIENQLHSRERVSKLFTFGPMFRYERPQKGRMRQFHQINVEVLGPQAPQADAELLIMLWAYLESLGLTRLDIEINSLGCAVCRPGFHKNLVNFLQNLDQDSLCPDCQRRAKVNPLRVLDCKVARCKSLVQEAPKISEHLCSDCASHFETVLSILDQAGLSYHLNPFLVRGLDYYQRTTFEVVSSAIGAQTAVAGGGRYDGLCKALGGPDVPGLGFACGMERLALLLTDIKEQKLDFYLAVLHEQALNKALILTKRLRDAGYSGEVSFEVKSVKSQLRLANKLGVKTCLLLGVDEIERGEIVVKDMQTGVQQAVSQDDLEQALGLNLH from the coding sequence ATGTCAAAAATCAATAAAATTAAAGGGTTTTGTGATCTTTTCCCTCCGGAAAGTAACGTCTTTGTGTTCATGGAGGAAAAGGCCAGGCAGGTTTTTTCTCGTTATGGGTGCAAAGAAATCAGGATTCCCATTTTAGAAAAGACCGAGCTCTTTGCCAGATCAATTGGAGATGAGACAGATATCGTGCAGAAGGAGATGTATACCTTTTTAGACCGCAAAGGGCGCAGTCTAACTCTAAGGCCGGAGGCTACTGCCGGTGTTTTGCGAGCATATATTGAAAATCAGCTTCATTCCAGGGAGCGGGTGAGCAAATTGTTTACTTTTGGGCCGATGTTTCGATATGAGAGGCCGCAAAAGGGACGTATGCGACAGTTTCACCAGATCAATGTTGAGGTACTTGGCCCGCAGGCACCGCAGGCTGATGCGGAACTTCTTATTATGCTCTGGGCATATCTGGAAAGCCTGGGCTTAACTCGTTTGGACATTGAGATTAACTCCTTGGGTTGTGCAGTTTGCAGGCCTGGCTTTCATAAAAATTTAGTCAACTTTTTGCAAAATCTGGATCAAGATAGCTTATGCCCTGATTGTCAGCGCAGGGCAAAGGTCAATCCTTTACGCGTCCTGGACTGCAAGGTGGCTCGTTGCAAGTCCCTGGTACAAGAGGCCCCTAAGATCTCTGAGCATTTGTGTTCTGATTGCGCAAGCCATTTTGAGACCGTGCTTTCTATTTTAGACCAGGCTGGTCTTTCTTATCATCTCAATCCTTTTTTGGTTAGGGGGCTTGATTACTACCAGCGAACCACATTTGAAGTGGTGTCTTCCGCAATTGGCGCCCAGACCGCAGTGGCAGGTGGTGGTCGCTATGATGGTTTATGCAAGGCTTTGGGCGGCCCGGATGTGCCAGGCTTGGGGTTTGCCTGCGGAATGGAGAGGCTTGCCCTGCTGCTTACGGATATAAAAGAACAAAAATTGGATTTTTATCTGGCGGTTTTACATGAGCAGGCCTTGAATAAAGCACTGATTCTGACCAAAAGACTGAGAGATGCTGGCTATTCAGGTGAAGTGAGCTTTGAGGTCAAGAGTGTCAAAAGCCAGTTGCGTCTGGCCAACAAACTAGGTGTAAAAACCTGTCTGCTTTTGGGGGTCGACGAGATAGAAAGAGGAGAGATTGTGGTCAAGGATATGCAGACCGGGGTGCAGCAGGCTGTCAGCCAGGACGATCTGGAACAGGCACTGGGGTTGAATCTACATTAG
- the aspS gene encoding aspartate--tRNA ligase — translation MEERKLNMPLSNLDGWKRTHNCNELGLSNVGQEVCLMGWVQYRRDHGGLIFIDLRDLQGLTQIVFAPEVNKQALEEAHVLRTEYVLAIKGVVRKRPEDMVNPNLVTGEIEVAVNEFKLLNTSKTPPFLIEDRVDVSENLRLKYRYLDLRRPKLAKNIILRSKAAQSVRNFLNESGFLEIETPVLTKSTPEGARDFLVPSRVNQGKFYALPQSPQLFKQLLMCAGFDRYYQIVKCFRDEDLRADRQPEFTQIDIEMSFVEEDDVMAMAEGLMARVFKDTLGVDLETPFPRMSYAQAIADYGLDKPDLRFGLTLKDVTDIVRGSEFRLFARAELVKALSVPEGAVLSRKEIDDLTDFVRIYGAQGLAWIKIKEDTWQSPIAKFLSQEERDGLTKALDLKPGDIVFFQAGPKEMVNTALGYLRLKLGERFGLIPEDTFSFVWITDFPLLEWDEDEKRWVARHHPFTSPQPGHLDKLKQDPASALARAYDLVLNGNEIGGGSIRIHSQEMQREMFNALGIDKEEAEEKFGFLLSALEYGAPPHGGIAFGLDRIIMLLCKAKSIRDVIAFPKTQKATCLLTDAPSRVTSRQLRELSIRLREKEAGKMGN, via the coding sequence ATGGAAGAGAGAAAACTCAATATGCCGCTAAGTAATCTTGACGGATGGAAAAGGACGCATAATTGCAACGAACTGGGCTTAAGTAATGTGGGACAGGAAGTATGTCTCATGGGTTGGGTTCAATATCGCCGGGACCACGGGGGATTGATTTTTATAGATTTGCGCGACCTTCAGGGGTTGACCCAGATAGTTTTTGCCCCGGAAGTAAATAAACAGGCCCTTGAAGAGGCCCATGTGTTGCGCACGGAATACGTGCTGGCCATTAAAGGAGTAGTACGCAAAAGACCTGAAGATATGGTCAATCCAAACCTTGTCACCGGCGAGATTGAGGTGGCGGTTAACGAATTTAAGCTGCTAAATACTTCCAAAACCCCTCCTTTTCTCATTGAGGACCGAGTGGATGTATCAGAGAACCTGCGCCTCAAGTACCGTTATCTTGATTTGAGGCGGCCAAAACTGGCCAAGAATATTATCTTGCGAAGCAAGGCTGCACAAAGTGTGCGCAACTTTCTGAATGAATCCGGTTTTTTGGAAATCGAGACGCCGGTACTTACCAAGAGCACTCCGGAAGGGGCCAGAGACTTTTTGGTTCCCAGCAGAGTCAATCAGGGTAAGTTTTATGCCCTGCCCCAATCTCCACAGTTGTTTAAGCAGCTTCTGATGTGCGCTGGGTTTGATCGCTATTATCAGATTGTAAAATGTTTTCGCGATGAAGATTTGCGCGCTGACCGCCAGCCTGAGTTTACCCAAATAGACATTGAGATGTCTTTTGTAGAGGAAGATGACGTTATGGCCATGGCCGAAGGGCTCATGGCCCGCGTATTTAAAGATACTCTGGGAGTTGACTTGGAGACTCCCTTTCCACGTATGAGCTACGCCCAGGCCATAGCCGATTACGGCCTGGACAAGCCTGACCTGCGTTTTGGGTTGACCTTGAAGGATGTGACAGACATTGTGCGTGGATCAGAGTTTCGATTGTTTGCCCGGGCCGAGCTGGTCAAGGCCCTCTCGGTGCCGGAAGGGGCCGTGCTCTCGCGCAAGGAGATTGATGACTTGACTGATTTTGTGCGTATTTATGGAGCGCAGGGGCTGGCCTGGATAAAGATCAAGGAAGATACCTGGCAGTCTCCCATTGCCAAATTTTTGAGCCAGGAAGAAAGAGACGGTTTAACCAAGGCCTTGGATTTAAAACCGGGAGACATAGTTTTTTTCCAGGCAGGGCCGAAGGAGATGGTCAATACTGCTCTCGGTTATTTACGTTTAAAATTGGGAGAGAGGTTTGGGCTTATTCCGGAGGACACCTTCAGCTTTGTCTGGATAACAGATTTTCCATTGCTCGAGTGGGATGAGGATGAAAAAAGATGGGTTGCCAGACACCATCCCTTTACTTCCCCGCAGCCAGGGCATCTGGATAAGTTAAAACAAGACCCGGCAAGTGCTTTGGCCAGGGCCTATGATCTGGTTTTAAACGGCAATGAAATAGGTGGCGGGTCAATTCGTATTCATTCGCAGGAAATGCAGCGGGAAATGTTCAATGCCCTTGGTATTGATAAAGAGGAGGCAGAAGAAAAATTTGGTTTTCTCTTAAGTGCACTGGAATATGGCGCCCCTCCTCATGGAGGTATTGCCTTTGGTCTTGACCGGATTATTATGTTGCTATGCAAGGCCAAGTCTATACGCGATGTTATTGCTTTCCCCAAAACCCAGAAGGCCACATGCTTGCTGACAGATGCTCCCTCTCGGGTAACCAGCAGACAGCTCAGAGAGCTGAGCATAAGGCTTAGAGAGAAAGAGGCTGGGAAGATGGGAAACTAG
- the def gene encoding peptide deformylase, which produces MSRKIIHYPNEILARKAAPITEITDEIKELAKEMSEIMYDNEGIGLAAPQVGESIRLITVDLSGPEKREDLQVFVNPEIVAREGEIETEEGCLSVIGYRAKVKRAAKIKFKALDLEGKEVEFDAEDLYAVCLQHELDHLDGILFIDHISRLKRNLYEKRLKKWLRKRKNV; this is translated from the coding sequence ATGTCCAGAAAGATTATTCATTATCCCAATGAAATCTTGGCCAGAAAGGCAGCTCCCATCACTGAAATTACAGACGAGATCAAAGAGCTGGCCAAGGAAATGAGCGAGATCATGTATGATAATGAAGGCATTGGCCTGGCAGCACCACAGGTGGGAGAAAGTATTCGCTTGATTACAGTGGATCTTAGCGGACCGGAAAAAAGAGAAGATTTGCAAGTGTTTGTAAATCCTGAAATTGTTGCACGGGAAGGTGAAATTGAGACAGAAGAAGGCTGTTTGAGTGTTATTGGTTATCGGGCCAAAGTAAAAAGGGCGGCTAAAATAAAGTTCAAGGCCCTGGATCTTGAAGGAAAAGAAGTGGAGTTTGATGCCGAAGATCTGTATGCTGTGTGCCTGCAACATGAGCTAGACCATCTTGATGGCATTTTATTTATTGATCATATCAGCAGGCTGAAGCGAAACTTGTATGAAAAAAGGTTAAAAAAATGGCTGCGCAAGAGAAAAAACGTTTAG
- the fmt gene encoding methionyl-tRNA formyltransferase — translation MAAQEKKRLVFMGTPEFAAIILNYVLDWPGGEVVAVYTQPDRPCGRGQKCKASPVKEIAMQKGLPVFQPKNFKQEDDVLALKALAPDFLLVAAYGLILPKQVLDTARFGAVNVHASLLPKYRGAAPIQRAIMAGESATGITIMLMDEGMDTGPILLQRAMAIGIEDTAKSLHDDLAHLGGRLLVEALEKMVQNKLVPIPQPDKLATYAPKLKKEEGLIDWNRPCLQVHNQIRALYPWPGAYFDWARPNQKKIRLHVYPGRIGPDLTEKVPPGTILGVEDNHIAIACADKIYLTPKVKPENSKALDGQSFYCGYLSKACSNK, via the coding sequence ATGGCTGCGCAAGAGAAAAAACGTTTAGTATTTATGGGCACGCCGGAGTTTGCGGCCATCATTTTGAATTATGTTCTTGACTGGCCAGGGGGAGAGGTGGTTGCGGTGTATACTCAGCCAGACCGCCCCTGTGGACGGGGTCAGAAGTGCAAGGCTTCGCCGGTTAAGGAAATCGCCATGCAAAAGGGACTGCCAGTATTTCAGCCGAAGAATTTTAAGCAGGAAGATGACGTCCTGGCACTAAAAGCATTGGCCCCGGATTTTTTGCTTGTGGCTGCTTATGGGCTGATTTTGCCCAAACAGGTTTTAGATACAGCCAGGTTTGGAGCAGTCAATGTCCATGCCTCGCTTTTACCCAAATATCGCGGGGCAGCACCCATCCAGCGGGCTATTATGGCTGGGGAGTCAGCAACAGGAATTACCATCATGCTGATGGATGAAGGTATGGATACCGGCCCTATTCTTTTGCAGCGGGCCATGGCCATTGGCATCGAGGATACGGCCAAGAGTTTGCACGATGACCTCGCCCATTTAGGTGGCAGACTTCTTGTAGAGGCCCTTGAAAAGATGGTGCAGAACAAGTTGGTACCTATTCCTCAACCGGATAAGTTGGCTACTTACGCCCCCAAATTAAAAAAAGAAGAAGGGCTTATTGATTGGAATCGGCCCTGCTTGCAGGTGCACAATCAAATAAGAGCACTTTATCCCTGGCCCGGAGCTTATTTTGACTGGGCCCGCCCTAATCAGAAAAAAATAAGACTTCACGTTTATCCCGGCAGGATTGGTCCGGACCTGACAGAAAAGGTTCCTCCCGGGACTATTCTTGGAGTAGAGGATAACCATATAGCCATTGCCTGTGCGGATAAAATCTACCTCACCCCGAAAGTAAAACCAGAAAATAGTAAGGCCCTGGATGGCCAAAGTTTTTATTGTGGATATTTGAGTAAGGCTTGTTCTAACAAGTGA
- a CDS encoding branched-chain amino acid ABC transporter permease has translation MVLSDYIQLLISGLTVGSTYGLTALGFTIIFNTTGIINFAQGEFVMLGGMLSVFLLKILNLGLVPAVLLAVIITTCVGALIERFTIRPVQNSSTINLIIITIGISIFIRGVAMLLWGKDTFALPSFSGDSPISFFGASMHPQSIWILSITLLLLCALKFFFTRTIYGKGMLACSYEQKAAYLVGINVQRMVLLSFMISALVGAIGGSILAPLTMTSFDVGILLGLKGFAACILGGLGNPFGAAAGGLILGVLESFGAGIISSGYKDAITFIVLLVLLFVKPSGLFGQAEVERV, from the coding sequence ATGGTGTTGTCAGATTATATCCAACTTTTAATATCGGGTCTAACCGTGGGCAGCACCTATGGGCTTACTGCCCTTGGTTTTACTATCATCTTCAACACCACCGGTATAATCAATTTTGCCCAGGGTGAGTTTGTCATGCTTGGTGGCATGCTCAGTGTATTCTTGCTCAAAATTTTAAATCTGGGTCTGGTACCGGCGGTGCTTCTAGCTGTGATTATTACCACTTGCGTGGGTGCGTTAATTGAACGTTTTACCATTCGCCCGGTGCAAAACAGCTCGACCATAAACCTAATCATTATAACCATTGGTATTTCGATTTTTATCCGGGGTGTGGCCATGCTTTTATGGGGCAAGGATACCTTTGCCCTACCCTCCTTTAGCGGCGACAGTCCCATATCATTTTTTGGGGCCTCCATGCATCCGCAAAGCATTTGGATTTTGAGCATAACGCTACTGTTGCTATGCGCACTGAAGTTCTTTTTTACCAGGACCATATATGGCAAAGGTATGCTCGCCTGTTCTTATGAACAGAAGGCTGCCTACCTGGTGGGCATCAATGTCCAGCGTATGGTTCTTCTTTCCTTTATGATTTCTGCCCTGGTCGGGGCTATTGGTGGTTCAATTCTGGCTCCCCTGACCATGACAAGCTTTGACGTGGGAATTTTGCTCGGCCTTAAAGGTTTTGCCGCCTGCATTCTTGGAGGATTGGGCAATCCTTTTGGTGCGGCCGCAGGGGGGCTCATCCTGGGTGTGCTGGAATCTTTTGGAGCGGGCATTATTTCCTCTGGATACAAAGACGCAATTACTTTTATTGTCTTGCTCGTGCTCCTGTTTGTGAAGCCCTCTGGTCTGTTTGGTCAGGCAGAAGTGGAGAGAGTCTAG
- a CDS encoding branched-chain amino acid ABC transporter permease, whose protein sequence is MNGFKRDLLTITFFLVGMVALPWCLTNEYYVNVLIISGLNAIVAVGLNLLLGFAGQISLGHAAFYGLAAYTTSILTTTYNLPIIVGLLAGILLVGLVAYLIGIPTLKLSGHYLAMATLGFGIIVYIVFNETIELTGGPSGFVGIPRLSLFGYSFDSDLSYYYLVVFVLAIVLMFSLNLIRSRIGRALRAIHTSEKAAQISGIDIARYKLFIFVLSAILAAVAGVLYAHYLEFIAPSSFGFNHSVLLVTMVVLGGMTNVWGAVAGAFFLTMLPEFLRAFENIEFLLYGFILIVCMMFLPEGIVGGIQKLVGKLGR, encoded by the coding sequence ATGAACGGTTTTAAAAGAGACTTATTGACGATAACCTTTTTCTTAGTAGGGATGGTCGCTTTACCCTGGTGTTTGACCAATGAGTATTATGTAAATGTGCTTATCATTTCAGGGTTAAATGCCATTGTGGCGGTCGGTCTGAACCTGCTCCTTGGCTTTGCCGGACAGATATCACTTGGTCATGCAGCTTTTTACGGACTGGCTGCATACACCACATCCATTTTAACCACGACCTACAACCTGCCCATCATTGTTGGCCTTTTGGCCGGTATTTTACTTGTGGGTCTAGTTGCCTACTTGATTGGCATCCCTACCCTTAAACTGTCCGGCCATTATCTGGCCATGGCTACCCTGGGTTTTGGAATTATCGTCTATATAGTTTTCAACGAAACCATCGAGTTGACCGGAGGCCCGAGCGGCTTTGTGGGCATACCAAGGCTCAGCCTCTTTGGCTATTCTTTTGATTCAGACCTGTCATATTACTACCTGGTGGTATTTGTGCTGGCAATTGTCCTTATGTTTTCTCTCAACCTAATCAGGTCCAGAATCGGGAGGGCTCTGCGTGCCATTCATACCAGCGAAAAGGCAGCCCAGATTTCAGGTATAGATATTGCCCGGTACAAGTTATTTATTTTTGTCCTTTCAGCTATTCTGGCTGCCGTAGCCGGAGTCCTTTATGCCCACTACCTGGAATTCATTGCCCCCTCCTCCTTTGGTTTTAATCATTCCGTACTCTTGGTTACCATGGTCGTCCTTGGTGGCATGACCAATGTCTGGGGAGCAGTTGCAGGAGCATTTTTCCTGACCATGTTGCCGGAGTTTTTGCGGGCTTTTGAGAATATAGAATTTCTCCTTTATGGTTTTATTTTGATTGTTTGCATGATGTTTTTGCCTGAAGGCATAGTTGGTGGAATTCAGAAGTTAGTTGGGAAGCTAGGGAGATAG
- a CDS encoding ABC transporter ATP-binding protein, which produces MRKPETQNSILDCREVMVRFGGVVALNKVNFSVPAKSITSIIGPNGAGKTTLINAITGFVSCSGGSIYFNGQDISAMRSHERGRAGVVRTFQNLEIFSNMTVLENVMSGRHRLVNYSFFDCLLKTPRYWAEEKKCRQKAEELLDFVGLPDKWDVLASELPFGSQRLLELARALASEPHLLLLDEPAAGLNIRETRSLAQLIQKIRDQLGITVALVEHDMDLVMSISDQVTVLSFGQVLATGTPLEVQKNPEVIAAYLGEGEEG; this is translated from the coding sequence GTGAGAAAGCCGGAAACTCAAAACTCGATCTTAGATTGCCGGGAAGTAATGGTACGCTTCGGGGGCGTTGTAGCCTTGAACAAGGTCAATTTTTCAGTGCCCGCCAAGAGCATCACCAGCATTATCGGCCCGAACGGCGCGGGCAAGACCACGCTGATTAATGCCATTACGGGGTTTGTGTCTTGCTCGGGTGGTTCTATTTATTTTAATGGCCAGGATATAAGCGCCATGCGTTCTCATGAACGCGGCCGGGCCGGGGTTGTCCGCACTTTCCAGAACTTGGAAATATTTTCAAATATGACAGTCCTGGAAAATGTCATGAGTGGCAGGCATAGGCTGGTAAACTATTCTTTTTTTGATTGCTTGCTTAAAACACCGCGCTACTGGGCCGAGGAAAAAAAATGCAGACAAAAGGCCGAGGAACTACTTGATTTTGTAGGCTTGCCGGATAAGTGGGATGTGTTGGCATCAGAGCTTCCTTTTGGCAGCCAGCGGCTGTTGGAACTGGCCAGGGCCTTGGCATCAGAGCCACATCTCCTCTTGCTTGACGAACCAGCAGCAGGTTTAAATATACGTGAAACCAGAAGTCTGGCGCAACTAATCCAAAAAATTCGCGACCAGTTGGGCATTACCGTAGCCCTGGTGGAACATGACATGGACTTGGTTATGAGCATAAGCGACCAGGTTACAGTTTTAAGCTTTGGCCAAGTCCTTGCTACAGGGACTCCTTTGGAAGTGCAAAAAAATCCAGAGGTCATTGCCGCTTATCTTGGGGAAGGAGAGGAAGGGTGA
- a CDS encoding four helix bundle protein, with product MRSHKDLKIWQEGLEMVSHVYALTKTFPEFEKYGLASQMQRCTISIPSNIESVAEPFYQLNFKGLFQSWFLSCWYKDLDPSKTCLRTEHNGIFWVNRYSFYYR from the coding sequence ATGAGGTCGCATAAAGATTTGAAGATTTGGCAGGAAGGGCTGGAGATGGTTTCGCATGTTTACGCTCTAACGAAGACTTTTCCGGAATTTGAAAAATATGGTCTTGCTTCCCAAATGCAGCGGTGCACTATTTCTATACCAAGTAATATAGAGTCTGTGGCCGAACCTTTTTATCAACTTAATTTCAAAGGTTTATTTCAGTCTTGGTTTCTTTCATGCTGGTACAAAGACTTGGACCCATCTAAAACTTGCTTGCGGACAGAGCATAATGGGATATTTTGGGTAAACAGATATTCTTTTTATTATCGATAG
- a CDS encoding ABC transporter ATP-binding protein → MLTIKNIDVYYGKIHAVRRASLHVRKGEIVALIGGNGAGKTTLLSTVSGLIRPASGTITFDGMEITRDKADKIVRAGISHVPEGRLVFKPLSVEDNLLLGSFHRFRHGIKREIAKDMESIYTMFPVLKERRKQPAGTLSGGEQQMLAIGRALMARPKVLLLDEPSMGLAPNITQEIFKHIVMLRDKFGLTVLLVEQNARSALKIADRGYVLETGRIVLQGPAEELLQNKDVQRAYLGRDLDV, encoded by the coding sequence ATGCTTACCATTAAAAATATAGACGTATATTACGGCAAGATTCATGCTGTGCGCAGAGCCTCCTTGCATGTGCGCAAAGGCGAAATCGTTGCCTTGATCGGCGGTAACGGTGCAGGCAAAACCACCCTACTCTCAACTGTTTCAGGATTAATCAGACCGGCATCAGGAACCATCACCTTTGACGGGATGGAAATAACCCGGGACAAGGCAGACAAGATTGTGAGAGCCGGCATCTCCCATGTGCCTGAAGGAAGGTTGGTCTTTAAGCCTTTATCAGTGGAGGATAATCTCCTTCTTGGCTCTTTTCACCGTTTTAGGCATGGAATTAAGCGGGAAATCGCCAAGGACATGGAATCCATCTACACCATGTTTCCGGTGTTAAAGGAACGTAGAAAACAGCCTGCAGGTACCCTGTCCGGAGGAGAGCAGCAAATGCTGGCCATAGGCCGTGCACTTATGGCCAGGCCAAAGGTGCTTCTTCTGGATGAGCCCAGTATGGGGTTGGCGCCGAATATTACTCAGGAGATTTTCAAGCATATCGTGATGCTTCGCGATAAGTTTGGCCTTACGGTTCTCTTAGTGGAACAAAACGCTAGAAGCGCGTTAAAAATCGCTGACCGGGGTTATGTTCTGGAAACTGGGCGTATTGTTTTGCAAGGCCCAGCTGAGGAATTGCTCCAGAACAAAGATGTACAGCGGGCTTACTTGGGCAGGGATCTGGACGTCTAA